The following are encoded in a window of Sutcliffiella horikoshii genomic DNA:
- a CDS encoding alpha/beta fold hydrolase has translation MIVQKQVKLPNGETFGYRERVGSGATILLIHGNMTSSKHWDLLMENIDPSLHLVAVDMRGFGESSYHEKIYSIKDLADDIKLFVDELKLSDFTIIGWSTGGAVAMQFVAEYPNFAKKLILLASASTRGYPLFETDENGQPDLSKRLSSYEQVLQDKTRTITISHAYASRNKEVLRMIWNYAIYHDNQPEASRYEEYLEDMLTQRNYPEILHALNMFNISNHHNGLKEGTGEVENINIPVLVLAGQKDLVISEQMSKEVVEDLGEVATFLSLKGCGHSAQVDDLPQLLQAITTFVAKQEEQYK, from the coding sequence ATGATTGTTCAAAAACAAGTGAAACTGCCAAATGGGGAGACATTTGGTTATAGAGAACGAGTTGGCTCTGGTGCCACCATTTTGCTCATTCATGGTAATATGACTTCCTCTAAGCATTGGGATTTGCTTATGGAGAACATAGATCCTTCTTTACATCTTGTAGCTGTGGATATGCGGGGGTTTGGTGAATCATCCTATCACGAAAAAATTTACTCCATCAAAGACCTGGCAGATGACATAAAGCTATTTGTGGATGAATTGAAGCTATCCGACTTTACGATAATTGGGTGGTCAACAGGCGGAGCGGTAGCTATGCAATTTGTAGCTGAGTATCCTAACTTTGCTAAAAAGCTCATCTTACTGGCTTCAGCATCTACAAGAGGATATCCGTTGTTTGAAACCGATGAAAACGGGCAACCTGATCTTTCCAAAAGACTATCAAGTTATGAACAGGTATTGCAGGACAAGACCAGGACCATTACCATATCCCATGCATATGCAAGCCGAAATAAAGAGGTATTGAGAATGATATGGAATTATGCCATCTACCATGACAATCAACCGGAAGCAAGTCGGTATGAAGAGTACCTTGAAGATATGCTGACACAGCGTAATTATCCAGAAATTCTCCATGCCCTTAACATGTTCAATATAAGTAATCACCATAATGGGCTGAAAGAAGGGACAGGGGAAGTGGAGAATATCAACATTCCGGTTCTCGTATTGGCTGGTCAAAAGGATCTTGTCATTTCCGAACAAATGTCAAAAGAAGTGGTGGAGGATCTAGGAGAGGTCGCGACGTTTCTTTCACTTAAAGGGTGCGGCCACTCTGCACAAGTGGATGATTTACCACAATTATTGCAAGCGATTACAACTTTTGTAGCCAAACAGGAGGAACAATACAAATGA
- a CDS encoding ABC transporter ATP-binding protein has product MTTLLKVEEIQTYIEQFHILQGVNFEAKQGEVTVILGRNGAGKTTTLRSVMGLNPPQEGSIVFDGQDITGMATYDIANIGIGYVPEDQGVFGELTVEENMKVAMKKTDEETLAKLDWVLDLFPDLKTYWKKRGGNLSGGQKQMLAISRAYVNNSKLLLIDEPSKGLAPIMVEKVMDSIQQMKKETTIILVEQNFYMASTIGDCFYILDDGRTVHHGRMHELKENEELRKQYLGIA; this is encoded by the coding sequence ATGACGACGCTTCTTAAAGTAGAGGAAATTCAGACGTATATTGAACAATTTCATATTTTGCAAGGTGTTAATTTTGAAGCGAAACAAGGAGAAGTGACCGTAATACTAGGAAGAAACGGGGCAGGAAAAACCACAACTCTTAGAAGTGTGATGGGACTGAATCCTCCACAAGAGGGATCAATTGTATTTGATGGTCAGGATATTACCGGAATGGCGACGTATGATATTGCAAATATAGGCATTGGCTATGTCCCAGAAGATCAAGGAGTATTCGGAGAATTGACAGTGGAAGAGAATATGAAAGTTGCCATGAAAAAAACAGATGAAGAAACTCTCGCAAAATTGGATTGGGTATTAGACTTGTTCCCCGATTTAAAAACATATTGGAAAAAGCGAGGAGGGAACTTAAGTGGCGGACAAAAGCAGATGCTTGCAATTTCTCGTGCTTATGTTAATAACAGCAAGCTTCTGTTAATAGATGAACCAAGTAAGGGGCTAGCTCCGATCATGGTAGAAAAGGTAATGGACTCCATCCAACAGATGAAAAAAGAAACGACCATTATTCTGGTAGAGCAGAATTTTTATATGGCAAGTACTATCGGGGATTGTTTCTATATATTGGATGACGGGAGGACCGTGCACCATGGCCGCATGCATGAGCTGAAGGAAAATGAGGAGCTCAGAAAGCAATATCTAGGTATCGCATAA
- a CDS encoding ABC transporter ATP-binding protein produces the protein MNPILQTKDVTIAFGGHVAVNSVNFSVEPYHFKSIIGPNGAGKTTFFNLLSGQLKPTNGEVIWKGEDITKFSPMKRTRKGIGRSFQITNVFPNLTVLENVRLAVQSQRGVRYNMLSHFMHFKEFEERSLELLETVLLDDKAQALAKNLAHGEKRKLEIAMLLALETEMLLLDEPTAGMSIEEVPAILEVIKLIKAKGDRTIILIEHKMDMILDLSDSVTVLFNGKLLADGTPDEIMKNETVQSAYLGGLYDDDAS, from the coding sequence TTGAATCCAATTTTGCAGACTAAGGATGTAACGATTGCTTTTGGTGGCCATGTGGCAGTGAACTCAGTGAATTTTTCTGTAGAGCCTTACCACTTTAAATCCATCATTGGTCCAAATGGAGCAGGAAAGACTACATTTTTCAATCTATTAAGCGGACAGTTAAAGCCTACAAATGGTGAAGTGATTTGGAAAGGGGAGGACATAACAAAGTTTTCTCCCATGAAAAGGACCCGCAAAGGTATCGGAAGGTCGTTTCAAATTACAAACGTTTTTCCAAATCTGACGGTATTGGAAAATGTTCGGCTGGCAGTGCAGTCCCAACGAGGGGTCAGGTATAACATGCTTTCCCATTTCATGCATTTTAAGGAGTTTGAAGAACGGTCATTAGAACTTTTAGAGACAGTCCTTCTGGATGATAAAGCACAAGCCCTTGCAAAAAACTTGGCACATGGTGAAAAGAGGAAACTTGAAATTGCCATGCTTCTGGCATTGGAAACCGAAATGCTTCTTTTAGATGAGCCAACGGCAGGCATGTCGATTGAGGAAGTTCCGGCAATACTGGAGGTCATTAAACTAATAAAAGCCAAGGGAGACAGGACAATCATACTAATTGAACATAAAATGGACATGATATTAGACTTATCGGATTCTGTAACCGTACTTTTCAATGGGAAGTTGTTAGCAGACGGCACACCTGATGAAATCATGAAAAATGAAACAGTACAGTCGGCGTATTTGGGAGGGTTGTATGATGACGACGCTTCTTAA
- a CDS encoding branched-chain amino acid ABC transporter permease, whose translation MTVPNTVYIIIFLMLLALPFVTDSRTLLIMFTQIFLFAIFAMSYDILLGYTGIVSFGHAMFFGIGAYSTGIILKQYDSTIPMLLMAVLVGAVIAGIVSYVVGMLSLRLKSHFYAMLTLAFSGLFLVLAEKWRTLTYGNDGFTFSIPDPLRDRLNLYLLSLILMVIIFLLLKRFTHSPLGRVLQAIRENEDRTESLGYNVLHYKVIASVVAGVFASFAGSLYVLTLRFVNTSVFAVDVTLDALLMTIIGGVGTLIGAIIGAGLIEFAHHWLSDLAKVHWIFERWIIFFGILYIVVVMFFPQGIVGTIRLWWSRRKGTQIRVRKEKNISS comes from the coding sequence ATGACAGTACCAAATACCGTATATATCATCATTTTTTTAATGCTTCTTGCTCTTCCGTTTGTCACAGATTCTCGTACTCTATTAATCATGTTTACTCAAATCTTTCTTTTTGCCATATTCGCCATGAGTTATGATATCTTGCTCGGTTATACGGGAATCGTTTCGTTTGGCCATGCCATGTTTTTTGGGATTGGAGCCTATTCTACCGGGATTATTTTGAAGCAATATGACAGTACCATTCCTATGCTACTAATGGCAGTGCTCGTAGGGGCTGTTATAGCGGGTATTGTAAGCTATGTTGTTGGGATGCTTTCCCTTAGGTTAAAAAGCCACTTCTATGCTATGTTAACCCTTGCCTTCTCTGGACTGTTTCTAGTATTGGCGGAAAAGTGGCGAACACTCACATATGGAAATGATGGATTTACATTCAGTATCCCTGATCCTTTGCGTGACAGATTAAATTTATACTTGTTGTCTTTAATCTTAATGGTCATAATTTTTCTTTTACTAAAGAGGTTTACACATTCTCCTCTCGGAAGGGTTCTCCAGGCAATTAGAGAGAATGAAGATCGTACAGAATCGCTTGGCTACAATGTGCTGCATTATAAAGTCATAGCGAGTGTGGTAGCAGGTGTTTTTGCTAGCTTTGCCGGTAGTCTCTATGTATTGACTCTAAGGTTCGTTAATACGTCTGTCTTTGCGGTAGATGTCACTTTGGATGCCTTATTAATGACCATCATAGGTGGTGTTGGGACTTTAATAGGGGCAATCATTGGAGCAGGATTGATAGAGTTTGCGCACCATTGGTTATCAGACCTTGCAAAAGTACACTGGATTTTTGAGCGCTGGATTATTTTCTTTGGAATTCTTTATATTGTCGTGGTGATGTTTTTCCCGCAAGGTATTGTTGGAACCATCAGATTATGGTGGTCGAGAAGAAAAGGAACACAAATTAGAGTGAGGAAAGAAAAGAATATATCAAGTTAA
- a CDS encoding 3-oxoacyl-ACP synthase yields the protein MAQIGIVSVGTFIPENFMTSKEIAEKSGIPIEVVEDKLGIKSKPVAAIEDHTCEMGIKAARIALEKGDIAPEEIDLIIYIGEEHKEYPLWTAALYMQQQLGAVNAFGFDMGLRCGTTIMGLKVAKDMMIADDSIQTVLLAGGYRNEDFIDYTNPRTRFMYNLAAGGGAILLRKDHGENSLLATHLITDGSFSEDVVVVAGGTKHPISKEAMEKGLNKLDVLDPVGMKARLEEKSMKNFLKVIRLSLSKSGLTEKELDYLGILHMKKSAHHYVLKELRLSEQQSIYLEDYGHIGQIDQILSLELALQQGRIKYGDNVVLVSAGIGYAWGATTIQWGKPQKEVEK from the coding sequence ATGGCACAGATTGGGATTGTAAGTGTCGGAACATTTATTCCAGAAAATTTCATGACTAGCAAGGAAATTGCCGAAAAATCTGGAATACCTATAGAGGTGGTGGAAGATAAACTGGGGATAAAATCTAAGCCTGTAGCTGCAATTGAGGATCATACGTGTGAAATGGGTATAAAAGCTGCACGTATTGCCTTGGAAAAGGGGGATATTGCTCCAGAAGAAATAGACCTAATCATCTACATTGGGGAAGAACATAAAGAATATCCGCTATGGACAGCAGCCTTATACATGCAGCAACAGCTTGGGGCGGTAAATGCGTTCGGCTTTGATATGGGATTGAGATGTGGAACCACCATCATGGGATTGAAAGTTGCTAAAGACATGATGATAGCGGATGACTCTATTCAGACAGTTTTACTTGCAGGTGGATATCGTAACGAAGATTTCATTGATTACACCAACCCACGCACCAGATTCATGTATAACCTTGCAGCAGGTGGAGGAGCCATTTTATTAAGAAAAGATCATGGTGAAAACTCTTTATTGGCTACCCATCTCATAACGGATGGATCTTTTTCAGAGGACGTGGTAGTCGTTGCGGGAGGAACAAAACATCCCATATCTAAAGAAGCAATGGAAAAAGGTTTAAATAAGCTCGATGTACTTGATCCGGTAGGAATGAAAGCCAGATTAGAAGAGAAATCCATGAAGAATTTCTTGAAAGTGATTCGATTGTCGTTATCGAAAAGCGGTCTTACAGAAAAGGAGCTAGATTACCTCGGAATTCTTCACATGAAAAAATCAGCCCACCATTATGTACTAAAGGAACTAAGGTTGTCTGAGCAACAATCTATCTATCTCGAAGATTACGGCCACATTGGTCAAATCGATCAAATTCTTTCATTGGAGCTTGCTTTACAACAAGGCCGAATCAAATATGGAGACAATGTGGTGCTGGTGAGTGCAGGGATTGGCTATGCTTGGGGTGCAACCACTATTCAATGGGGGAAACCACAAAAGGAGGTTGAAAAATGA
- a CDS encoding efflux RND transporter permease subunit, with the protein MFNALIKKPKVTLIFLLLLVVIGSLTYFQIPKREIPEISLNVGTITTVYPGAAPNVVERDITTPLEKELLDIDGMDSVTSVSGLGASNIVMELTDDADRDKVFSQVQQKVSDVSREFPEDAFEPTINTDIQMGAIASYNILHEDRGLLLDQKDIIEGWIPQLEDIDGVRKVTVKGLEESSYTLNLDSESMQEERVLLPDVISAIQNELQITPLGSQQEGNQISQLTFEHIENIEEVENVFLKKDEEGNSLFVGDVASLTQIPTEQEDLITYNGSPAISLTIMQEKGVDIPTLHATVDKEMERLAKDLPEEVEMDLYYTQNDIVFKIFKDLGISFLISILAVVLITFFGLNTVSAILVAISIPISIALGLIPLPYANVDLNQISIIGIIIALGILVDDAIVVNDNIQRRYQLGDGPLAGAITGTKEVRVSIITSTLAIVFTFLPLTFLGGPNGAFISALPTVLIATIIGSTIVALTIVPIFMAWRQKKKKRSKAKDGLLGSQFDKVSNWYSSKILTKVVKKPLLTGLAVLIFCTASYALVPFIPVVFFPSADREEVTVSVTYPAGTPLEETESRLQEMEEIIKTDEAVYETTIFAGSGEPGIFGSTLSNSGENTGQIVLRVDREQQSAADTIAEWQPKLRDENPDAVVMLSTIEAGPPVGAPIALTVVGEDIEELMQSVNGMKEEIEGLEGSGAVIDDVGSPQPTINYVPNRDAMEEHGITSQEISNQIRLVTEGIPVGTYEAGLERETLTIVQDLVEDGETIDLEALELPSKTETTEFGAPVLVSLSELVSVEETEVLPLIPHKDGDRTITVRVYPGEDDKQKLEAEVKDIAASYETDSISVSVGGESSARSDFFIEVGKLFLIVIFLIYILMVVQFNSLRLPLLIMSSVYLAISGAMIGLFITQTGLGFMAMMGIVSLAGIVVRNATVFIEFMESRLQEGATLSEAVLDSGKARLRPVVLTAFTSIAALLPIAFSGDVLFTPLAISIISGIFFSTFFTLLFVPAFYIVIKKKKVKEV; encoded by the coding sequence GTGTTTAATGCACTTATTAAAAAGCCAAAAGTAACATTGATATTTTTACTATTATTGGTGGTCATCGGTTCCTTGACCTATTTTCAAATACCAAAGCGTGAGATTCCAGAAATCTCACTCAACGTAGGAACCATCACCACTGTGTATCCAGGTGCTGCGCCAAACGTAGTCGAACGTGATATTACCACCCCGCTTGAAAAAGAATTATTGGATATTGACGGGATGGATAGTGTCACTTCTGTTTCCGGATTGGGTGCATCTAATATCGTGATGGAATTGACCGACGATGCGGACAGGGATAAAGTATTCTCCCAAGTTCAACAAAAGGTTTCTGATGTAAGCCGTGAGTTTCCTGAAGATGCTTTTGAACCGACAATTAACACGGACATTCAAATGGGAGCAATCGCTTCATATAACATTTTACATGAAGACCGTGGACTGTTATTAGATCAAAAGGACATTATTGAAGGATGGATTCCTCAATTGGAGGATATTGATGGTGTTCGAAAAGTAACAGTTAAAGGGCTGGAAGAGTCGAGCTACACACTTAATCTTGATTCAGAAAGCATGCAAGAGGAAAGAGTTCTGTTGCCGGATGTTATTTCAGCCATCCAGAACGAGTTGCAAATCACCCCGCTTGGCAGTCAGCAGGAAGGAAATCAAATTTCCCAACTGACATTTGAACATATCGAAAATATTGAAGAAGTAGAAAATGTTTTTCTGAAAAAGGATGAAGAAGGAAATTCGCTTTTTGTCGGCGATGTTGCAAGTTTAACGCAAATACCGACAGAACAAGAAGATTTAATTACGTATAATGGTTCTCCTGCCATTTCTTTGACCATTATGCAAGAAAAGGGAGTAGACATTCCGACGCTGCATGCCACAGTGGATAAAGAAATGGAACGTCTTGCTAAAGACCTGCCTGAAGAAGTGGAAATGGACCTTTACTATACTCAAAATGATATTGTGTTTAAAATTTTTAAAGACTTAGGAATTTCCTTTCTGATTTCTATTTTAGCAGTGGTATTAATTACGTTCTTTGGATTAAATACCGTGTCTGCAATCTTGGTGGCAATCTCCATTCCTATCTCTATTGCACTAGGATTAATCCCCTTGCCGTATGCAAATGTGGATTTAAATCAAATTTCCATTATAGGAATCATCATTGCATTAGGAATTCTGGTGGATGATGCCATTGTAGTCAATGATAACATCCAGAGGCGTTACCAACTTGGGGATGGCCCGTTAGCAGGTGCGATAACAGGAACGAAAGAAGTTAGGGTATCGATCATTACCTCAACCTTGGCCATTGTCTTTACTTTCTTGCCACTGACATTCCTTGGTGGTCCTAACGGTGCTTTTATTTCCGCACTGCCGACCGTTCTGATTGCCACCATCATCGGTTCCACCATTGTCGCTTTGACCATAGTGCCGATTTTCATGGCATGGCGCCAGAAGAAAAAGAAACGCAGTAAAGCAAAAGATGGACTGCTGGGGTCTCAATTTGACAAAGTAAGTAACTGGTATAGTTCGAAGATTTTAACAAAGGTTGTAAAAAAACCTCTGCTTACAGGGCTTGCGGTTCTTATATTCTGTACTGCGAGTTACGCTCTGGTTCCATTTATTCCAGTCGTATTCTTCCCAAGCGCAGATCGTGAGGAAGTTACTGTGTCCGTTACCTACCCTGCAGGGACACCACTAGAGGAAACAGAATCAAGGCTTCAAGAGATGGAAGAGATTATTAAAACAGATGAAGCGGTTTACGAAACGACCATCTTTGCAGGAAGCGGAGAGCCTGGAATATTTGGCAGCACCTTATCCAATTCAGGAGAAAACACGGGGCAGATTGTCTTAAGGGTCGACCGTGAACAACAATCTGCTGCAGATACGATTGCCGAATGGCAACCAAAGCTGCGCGATGAGAATCCAGATGCAGTGGTGATGCTTTCCACTATTGAAGCTGGACCACCTGTTGGAGCACCTATCGCTCTGACAGTTGTAGGGGAAGACATTGAAGAACTAATGCAATCTGTCAATGGAATGAAAGAAGAGATTGAAGGCTTGGAAGGAAGCGGAGCAGTCATCGATGATGTAGGTTCTCCACAGCCTACCATCAATTATGTTCCCAATAGGGATGCTATGGAGGAACATGGCATCACCTCCCAGGAAATAAGTAATCAAATCAGGCTTGTTACAGAAGGAATCCCAGTCGGAACTTATGAAGCAGGACTGGAGAGAGAGACTCTGACCATCGTCCAAGACCTTGTAGAAGATGGTGAAACAATAGACCTTGAAGCATTAGAGCTCCCAAGTAAAACAGAAACGACCGAATTTGGAGCACCGGTACTTGTCTCCCTATCAGAATTGGTTTCTGTTGAAGAAACAGAAGTATTGCCATTGATTCCTCATAAGGATGGAGACAGGACTATTACGGTTCGTGTGTATCCTGGGGAAGATGATAAGCAAAAATTGGAAGCAGAAGTGAAAGATATCGCAGCATCCTATGAAACAGATAGTATTTCCGTTTCAGTGGGAGGAGAATCATCTGCAAGAAGTGATTTCTTTATTGAAGTAGGAAAACTATTCTTGATTGTTATTTTCCTTATTTATATCTTAATGGTAGTCCAGTTCAATTCATTAAGGCTGCCATTATTGATCATGAGTTCCGTGTACTTGGCCATCTCAGGTGCAATGATTGGCTTGTTCATTACCCAAACTGGCCTAGGCTTCATGGCAATGATGGGTATCGTTTCACTTGCGGGGATAGTGGTCCGTAATGCTACTGTGTTCATTGAATTTATGGAATCCCGTTTGCAAGAAGGTGCAACACTGAGCGAAGCAGTTTTAGATTCAGGTAAAGCAAGGTTGCGACCGGTTGTACTAACGGCTTTCACATCTATTGCCGCTTTACTTCCGATAGCGTTCAGCGGGGATGTATTATTTACCCCCCTTGCCATTTCGATTATTTCAGGAATTTTCTTCTCGACATTCTTTACATTACTATTCGTACCAGCATTTTATATTGTGATTAAAAAGAAGAAAGTGAAAGAAGTTTAA
- a CDS encoding branched-chain amino acid ABC transporter permease, with the protein MDVLVNLTVNGLATGMLIFLLAAGLTLIFGLMDVLNFAHGGLFAWGAFSGVWVYSATGSFMVGIIAAIGTGLILGLALERFIIQPVYGNHVQQILITLGVMLVLSEMIKVVFGPNQISARTPSYLSGSWEFGDIIIIKYRLFIIIIGTLVFGAIFYTLRNTKIGLIVRAGVINKEMVQALGINIKRVFMLVFMAGAAMAALGGMLLGPYSGVIYAEMGLEFGILAFIVVVIGGMGSITGSVLAAILVGLSGSFMAYFVPDLALAVNMLLMTIVLIFRPQGLFGVKG; encoded by the coding sequence GTGGATGTTTTGGTGAATTTGACGGTAAACGGATTAGCTACGGGAATGTTGATTTTTTTGTTGGCTGCTGGTCTGACATTAATATTCGGATTAATGGATGTCCTTAATTTTGCTCACGGGGGGTTGTTTGCCTGGGGTGCCTTTTCAGGAGTGTGGGTATATTCGGCAACAGGCAGCTTTATGGTAGGAATTATTGCTGCAATCGGTACTGGACTCATACTAGGGTTGGCACTTGAGCGATTCATCATCCAGCCGGTATACGGAAATCATGTTCAACAGATTCTTATTACGTTAGGCGTCATGCTTGTATTAAGTGAAATGATTAAAGTGGTGTTCGGCCCAAATCAGATTAGCGCAAGAACTCCGTCATACTTGAGTGGCAGCTGGGAGTTTGGAGATATCATCATTATTAAATATCGGTTATTTATCATCATTATAGGTACTCTTGTCTTCGGGGCTATCTTCTATACATTAAGAAATACGAAAATTGGCCTCATAGTTCGAGCAGGTGTAATCAACAAGGAAATGGTGCAGGCATTAGGCATCAATATTAAAAGGGTGTTTATGCTCGTATTTATGGCAGGTGCGGCAATGGCGGCACTTGGTGGCATGCTGCTTGGACCATATTCAGGCGTCATTTATGCGGAAATGGGGCTGGAATTTGGGATCTTGGCATTCATTGTGGTGGTAATCGGTGGTATGGGAAGTATAACAGGTTCTGTCCTTGCAGCCATCTTGGTCGGATTGAGTGGATCATTTATGGCCTATTTCGTTCCTGATTTGGCATTGGCAGTGAATATGTTGCTTATGACCATCGTTTTGATATTCCGCCCACAAGGATTATTCGGGGTAAAGGGGTGA
- the fabG gene encoding 3-oxoacyl-ACP reductase FabG has translation MRLEGKVAIITGAANGLGLEAARVFLKEGAKVALVDYDATLGEQRTGELQAEGEAAFYQVDVSNQAMVVEMVSMVKERFGKIDILINNAGITKDNMLLKMSGEDFQKVMDVNVNGVFNCTQAVVPYMLENGKGKIINTSSVSGVYGNVGQTNYAASKAAVVGMTKSWAKEFGRKNINVNAVAPGFVDTNMVATVPEKVIQSLLQVIPLQRLGKPSDIANAYLYLASDESDYVNGTVLHVDGGIMM, from the coding sequence ATGAGATTAGAAGGAAAAGTTGCCATCATAACCGGTGCAGCCAATGGGTTGGGTTTAGAGGCTGCACGTGTATTTTTAAAAGAGGGTGCAAAGGTTGCATTGGTAGATTATGATGCAACATTAGGAGAACAAAGAACTGGAGAGCTCCAAGCAGAAGGGGAAGCGGCATTTTACCAAGTGGACGTTTCAAATCAGGCCATGGTAGTAGAGATGGTATCCATGGTTAAAGAGAGATTCGGAAAGATTGATATTCTCATTAACAATGCAGGTATTACAAAAGATAATATGCTTCTGAAGATGAGTGGAGAAGACTTCCAAAAAGTAATGGATGTTAATGTAAATGGTGTCTTTAACTGTACGCAAGCAGTAGTGCCTTATATGCTGGAAAACGGCAAAGGAAAAATCATCAATACATCATCTGTAAGCGGGGTTTATGGGAATGTCGGACAGACCAATTATGCTGCTTCTAAAGCGGCAGTGGTGGGGATGACAAAATCATGGGCAAAGGAATTCGGCAGGAAAAACATTAATGTGAATGCTGTGGCACCTGGATTTGTGGACACTAATATGGTGGCAACCGTCCCAGAGAAAGTGATCCAAAGCTTGTTGCAAGTCATCCCCCTCCAGCGACTCGGCAAGCCAAGTGATATAGCGAATGCGTACCTGTATCTTGCTTCAGATGAATCAGATTATGTGAATGGTACAGTTCTCCATGTAGATGGCGGGATTATGATGTAA
- a CDS encoding substrate-binding domain-containing protein produces MLVLAGCSDSNAGTETDSSGDGDKKVIKVGVLASLTGALETYGKQTVQGFELGLEYATEGTMEVNGHKIEFVVEDTETKPEVAIQKATKLLEEDEVDFLVGSSSSGDTLAVLPLAEEYEKVMLVEPAVADSITGADWNKYIFRTARNSSQDAVAGAAAIAGDGVKIATLAPDYSFGHDGVAAFKEAALELGAEIVLEEYADPAATDFTSNIQKILDADPDYLFVVWAGANSPWNQISDMKVQERGIKISTGAPDIAALHTMEQLIGMEGFSVYYHTLPDNPINDWLVEKHKEKFNGEVPDLFTPGGMTAAIAIVEALKKTEGDTDSDLIIETMEGMSFDTPKGQMTFRPEDHQAMQTLYAVRLEKVDGFDYPVPVLMRELSPDETAPPIRNNQ; encoded by the coding sequence ATGTTGGTGCTGGCGGGCTGTAGCGACAGCAATGCTGGAACCGAAACAGATTCAAGTGGTGATGGAGATAAGAAGGTAATTAAAGTGGGGGTGCTCGCTTCTTTAACAGGTGCGCTTGAAACGTATGGAAAGCAGACGGTACAGGGCTTTGAACTTGGTCTTGAGTATGCTACAGAAGGAACAATGGAAGTGAACGGTCACAAGATAGAGTTTGTAGTGGAAGACACCGAAACCAAACCGGAAGTAGCGATTCAAAAAGCTACAAAACTATTAGAAGAAGATGAGGTGGATTTCCTTGTTGGATCTTCAAGTTCTGGTGACACATTGGCGGTACTGCCTCTTGCAGAAGAATATGAAAAGGTAATGCTCGTCGAACCAGCAGTGGCAGATAGTATTACTGGGGCAGATTGGAACAAATATATTTTCCGTACGGCACGAAACTCCTCTCAAGATGCGGTGGCTGGAGCAGCAGCAATTGCAGGTGATGGAGTGAAGATTGCTACATTGGCACCTGATTATTCATTTGGTCATGATGGAGTAGCAGCTTTCAAAGAAGCAGCATTAGAGCTGGGAGCAGAAATTGTTTTGGAAGAATACGCGGATCCGGCTGCAACTGATTTTACATCTAATATCCAAAAGATTCTGGATGCCGACCCTGACTATCTGTTTGTTGTATGGGCAGGTGCAAATTCTCCTTGGAACCAGATTTCTGATATGAAAGTGCAGGAACGAGGGATCAAGATTTCTACAGGTGCTCCCGATATAGCCGCTCTGCACACGATGGAACAGTTGATCGGTATGGAAGGGTTCTCTGTCTACTACCATACACTGCCTGATAATCCAATTAATGATTGGTTGGTGGAAAAACATAAGGAAAAGTTCAACGGTGAAGTACCAGATCTGTTTACACCTGGAGGGATGACGGCTGCCATCGCTATTGTGGAAGCATTGAAGAAAACTGAAGGAGATACAGATTCTGATTTAATTATAGAAACGATGGAAGGCATGAGCTTTGATACACCAAAGGGTCAAATGACGTTCCGACCTGAGGATCATCAAGCGATGCAAACTTTATATGCTGTGCGTCTTGAGAAAGTGGATGGATTCGATTACCCAGTTCCTGTATTAATGAGGGAGCTGTCCCCAGATGAAACAGCTCCTCCAATTCGTAACAATCAATAA